The segment GCATGTTTCGCATATCCATGTTCAAATTGCTTTTCCTGGCAGTATCAACACTTTCCCCTTTCGTTTCGACTGTTCCCGTGGTATTTTCAGTTCTTTTGTTTTCCATTACTTCTTTTTCATTATCCTTCTTATAAACAGTAAAACTCTCTTACGGATTTCGGATTATTCCGAAATCATTATTTATCAGAGATTTTTATGTTTATTCTGTTATTTGCTCTGGCGTAAGAAGACCCTTCACTTAACAACGGCTTATATATCCCATATCCAACTGCGGTAAGCCTTCTGTAGTCAATACCGCCAACATCGTGAAAATACCTTGTAACCGAAGAAGCGTATTCCGCTGATAATTGCCAGCTTGTGGAATATCTGTCCGACGGCACAAACGTTCCATCAACGTATCCTTCAATAATAACCTGACAATCTCTATCCTTTATTACCTTTATTACGTTATTAAGATACAGCTTGGTTTCCGCTGACATATCGAGCATTTCGTTTATGAAATCAATTTTTGCGGGAAAAACAACCTGATGCCCTGTTTGGATATACTCAATATCAATCTCATCATCGACCGTATTAGCCAACTCTTTTTTAACCCACTGATCTTCCTTTTTGTATGTGCCGGTATCGTTCTCAGGCATGTTGATAATGGCTCCACTGCCTCCAAAGCTAATCTTATTGATTCCATAATTATCTAACGCCTCTTTCACAGATGTAAGCGCCTCTTTTGCCGATTTTTCCTCGGGGGCACCCGCATATCCAGCCAGCATAATAAAAAATGCCAGCATGATAGTCATCACTGAAGAAAAAGCAAGCATATCGACAGTCGGCTCACCTTCCTCCGGTCTTTTCTTTCTCCGTTTCCTGATAAACACAATTGCCTCCTGTAACTGAATTCCGGATTTCTGACGAGTTATTCCAAAATCCGGAATCATTATTAGATTTCTTTTATAACGATTTCCACCCTTCTGTTCCTTGAGCGGTTGTTTTCACTGCTGTTCGGAAACAAAGGTCTGTAACTGCCATATCCGGAAACACTAAAGCGTGCAGACCTGTGCATTTCCTTCCCTGCAAGATAGCTGCATACTGCGGAAGCTCTTGCAATCGACAACCTGATATCACTATCAGAATCGGCAGAATACTGGTCATCGGTATGGCCATCTATTCTTACATTGTTTGGAATAACCTTTAACATCCATGCAATCTTATCCAATAACTGCCGGTTTTCTTTCTTTAAGGCAATTTCACCTGCTTCAAAAAGGATATCAGCCCTTATTCTTATCATAAATCCTTCCCTGGTTTTCAGTAAGTCAACCACATTAAACAATTCATTTTCTGTCATAAACTCAACCATTTCATCCCTCACCATATCCAGGTCAATTCCTGGCGGCGGAAGGTTATCGGCCTCCACATTTATTCTAAGCCTGTCAGTAGCTTTTGTATCGAATATGCCTGAGTCTTTGAGATCCGCGGCGATTGTATTTATAACAAGATTTTCATCTCCCTTTACGGCGACAAAAACACCTTCAATTTTATACGGGTTCATAGCAATAATCAGCACAAAGAATGTCATTAAGAGGGTAATCATATCGCTATACGTTAATGCCCAGGCATTCGGATCTTCTTTTTTCTCTTCTCCCATTATTCATCCGCTTTCTTTTTTTCTTCAGAATTTGGCATCTGCTTTCGTTGTGCAGGTGAAAGAAAGCCTTTTAACTTTTCTTCAACTATCGTTGGATTATCCCCTGATTGGATGGAGACGACACCTTCCACAATTAATTCCTTCACCAGTGTTTCTTCTTTTGACCTGATATCCAGTTTCCCAGCCATTGGTAAAAATATTAAATTTGCCAATAACACCCCGTAAAAGGTAGTTATCAATGCAGTAGCCATGCCTACTCCGATCTGTGATGGATCATCCAGCTCACGAAGCATGAGAATTAATCCTATCAAGGTGCCCATCATACCAAAGGCGGGAGACACAGTTCCCATGGAAGAAAGAACGTCCCTGCCAATAGAATGCCTGTTTTTTAAATAATCAATTTCTTTTTCAAGTATTTGACGGATGCTGTCGGCATCGGTCCCATCAACCATTAATTGTATTGATTTTGAAAGAAAGGCATCCTTACTATCATCGATTTTACTTTCTAACGATAATAATCCTTCTCTTCTTGCAAGCTTTGCAAACTCTATCATTCTTTTCATTTCAACCTGAGGGGAAGCGACTTTTACAAACAAGGTTTTCATCATTAAACCAACCAGCCCCGTAACCCTGGTTAAAGGAAACCGGATAAGTGTTGCGGCAACGGTTCCACCAGCAACTATCAGAATAGAAGGAATATTCAGAAATGCAATTACACCAGAAAAACCTCCCCCAAGAACGATCGATATTATGAGCAGTACAAAACCTATGAGCAAACCTGCCGGTGTTGCGATATCCATTCTCTTTACCTCTTCATAATAATTTCCTGATCTCTTCGGCTAATCTAGAGGCCTTCTCTGTTTCCGCCAATTCCAATATTCTCGCAAGATTTCTGTGGTCCATTTCTGATAGAATACCCACGGCTGTCCTCCTGTCCATTTTCTCTATAATGGATAAAACCTTTCCAGGGTCCATTCTCTGATAGATTGCTGCAAGCTTCCTTATGTTTCTTTTCTTAATCGTTTCGTCTGATGTTGAATCAACCACATGCAATCTTTTCATTTGATCACTAATTACTGCCGCAACAGAAGTACCCATCTCAGTGAGAATGCTTGCAGAATTTTTTGAAGGCATACTGGCTAATATTTTGGCACTGACATCATGACTCATCTTCGTTATAATCTCAGCAGCCCTTACTTTGTCCATCGCTGCATAAACATTCGCTAATTGTCTTATATTCTTTCTTTTACTTTCCTCAAACAGAACAAGGTCGTTTTCAAGATCTACTCTTTCATTGCCAAGAAACACAAGCATTTCATCTATTCTTTCCCTCATAGACTCGATTTCCGCCTTGCGGCTTTCTAAATCTGTTTTAAAAAAGTCTAATTCTTTCTCCTTTTTATCAAGTAAAGCCAGCCTGTTTTCATACATACTTATTCTTTGCTGCAGCTCTGATTTATATTTACTTATTTCCTCAGGAGAAATATTTTTCAGTATTCTGACTATTGTTGCTTCTTTTTCTTCTCTTTGCTCCACAACGGCGTCCTCACTATCATCTTCGGCATTCTTTTTTTTGTCAATTTCCGGTAGTTTATCAGAATATAATTGTTTCACCTGCTTTTCGGTCTTTTTTTTTAAAGTAATCATTGCCACAGATGATACAGAAAAAAATGCGATAAAAAATAGCATATATTTACTGTATTTTTTTATATTTACCTTAACCATTTTTTCATCACCAGATTATTGGCAAATTTTGTCATTGCAATATCATCCATTTCTTTGTTCGACAAAAATTCAAGAACGTTTTTGTGTTCCTCTTCCCATCTGTCTCTGAGTTTTTCCAGTGCCTTCCTTTTTTTTACTATTTTCCACAATTCATCCTGAATGACTTTCATCTCATGCACCATTTTCTGTACTCTGAGTCTGGATGCTTTTATTTCACAATTCAGTTTCAAGAAATAATTTTCATATGTTATAAGTTCTCCCTGTGTAACACTTCGCCCTTTTTTTGACTTCAGTTCACCCTGACAGATCATCATGCGCTTCCAAAGGTTTTCTGATTTATTTTTCTCGTTCAGGAATGCATTCTGAATGTTTTTTAATCTTCCGGCACACTCGTTTTCGTTCATACGTTCTTTATCAAGCAGCGGTTGAAGTTTAAAGTGAAATTGTTTCATAACTTATAACCTTCTTTACTATACATCTCCTGCTACCCAATACCTATCTTTCAATTGCGGATTGCTGATTGCGGATTGCTGATTTCAGACTTCGGATTTTATTCGGTTTTCTTTATACTTCCGATAGATGCAACAGTAATGGTCAAAAGTTCAGTAACCTTTTTTATCAGAAGATCCGGTTCTTTGGGTTTCATCCTTTATTCCATACCGCAATCCGAAATTCGCAATCTGTAATTAAACTACCATACATAATCAGACATCATTTCCTTTAATCTTTCTATGTCTTCGTTCAATTTTCCCTGCTCATCAATACTTTGTCTGAGATATCCAAGAATCGCCCCATACTTTTTTACTGCATAATCAATCCTATGATTCCTTCCTTCTGTATAGGCGCCCATATTTATCATATCCTCAGCCTCTTTATAAACCGCATAAGTAGTCTTTAACCTTTGTGCAGCCTGCATGTGTTCAGAGGATACAATATCAATCATACATCTGCTTATACTATTAAGGATGTCAATTGCCGGATAGTGATTTTGTGCTGCTATCTTTCTTGAAAGGATTATATGACCATCCAGAATTGCCCGCACTGTATCTGAAACCGGTTCATTCAAATCATCGCCATCTACCAGTACGGTGTACATTGCCGTTATACTCCCTTTGGAAGTTGTTCCTGTTCTTTCCAGCAATTTCGGAAGAACAGAGAAAACCGAAGGAGTATATCCTTTTGTAGCCGGAGGTTCACCTATAGCCAGGCCTAATTCACGTTGTGCATTTGCAAGCCTGGTAATGGAATCCACCAATAACATCACATGCAAACCTTTGTCTCTCAGATATTCTGCGATGGTAGTGGCAACAAATGCCCCCTTTAACCTCACAACAACCGGCCTGTCCGAAGTCACCGCCACTATAACCGATTTCTTCATACCCTCAACGCCCAGGTTGTTTTCTATAAATTCACGCACCTCTCTTCCTCTTTCTCCTATTAAGGCAACAACATTCACATCTGCCGAAGAAGACTTTGCAATCTTTCCCAAAAGGGTGCTTTTCCCGACTCCGCTACCCGCAAATATGCCTATCCTTTGCCCTTTCCCGCATGTCATAAGGCTATCAATAACCCTTACTCCTGTATTAATACATTCTGTTATCAGTGGTCTGTCCAGAGGCTCCGGAGCTTCATTATACAGGAATCTTATTTCGTCGTAATTAATAGTACCTTTTTTGTCGATCGGGTTACCCAATCCGTCGAGTATTCTGCCCTGCAGTGAAAGGCCGAGTTTTACCGTGAATGGCTTGCCAGTTGCGATCACTTCACTTTTCGGGCTAATACCGTTTGTATCAGCAATCGGCATTAATAACGTTTTTTTATCTTTAAAGCCTACGACTTCTGCCAGAACTGGCTTCTTGTTTGATTCGGTTGTCAGGCGACATAACTCTCCTATATGTACTTCCGGTCCAAGGGATTCAATTAATACATTGCTTGCCCTTGAAACGATTCCTGTTAAATTCATGGTATGTATGCCCGATAGTCTTTTATGATATTTTTCAAACATTTCCTCTATTCGTGACATTTTCTGTCTTCTGTTTCTAAATGTTGTTCTTCAAATACTGAAATGACTTCACCCCAGCGCGTTTCCAGCCTTGCATCGACACAGCCATAATCCGTTTCGACCTTACAGCCTCCCCGTGAAATATCATTATCACTGATTATTTCACAATCCCCGTTATGATCAGAAAACATGTTGATTTTCATTTCCGTAAGCTTTTCAAAATCAGCAGGATTAACAAGGATTTTTAAAATATTGTTTTTTTTCACCTTATTAAGTGCCTCCGAAACAATTTTTGCGGTTATCTTACTGCCATTCTGTGAGATTTCTTCGTGTACCAATTTCTTTGCAACCGCAAGCGCGAGTCTGATTATTTCTTTTTCACTTTTTTCCCAGATAATTTCTGTTTCATTCTTTAGATCGAAGATCGCTTTTTTTAATCCCTGGCAAAGAATCTTTACGTCCTCCTGGTTTTTACTCAGCGCGTCAAGCCAGCCTTTCTGATACGCTTCTTTTGCAATCGCATCCATTAGCTTCTTTTTTTCTTCGTCCTCATCTATTGGTTTCTCGTTTTCTTTTTTATCGATAACCGGCAAATCAGGTTTCAAAAGAAACGACTTTCTGATAACCGGTGATTTGTAAATATTACTCATACCATCGGCCCAAGATCCTGAGATTTCCCTCTTACCTTTTCACCCTGAGCTTCAAGTTTACTCAAGGCATCAACGATGACCTTTTGTGCCGCCTCTACTTCAGCCAGCGGTTTCGGTCCGAGCATTTGTTGTTCTTCAGTTACCATCTCACCCATACGTTTGGACATATTTTTAAATATTTTATCCCTCACTGCCTTACTGGCTGTTTTTAAACTCATGGCAATGGTAACAGTCTCTGTCTCTGCCAGCACCTGCCTGAGAAATTTATCCTCCACCAATGAAATATCCTCAAACACAAACATAAATGCCCTGATTTCCTGTGCCATTGATGGATCCTCTTCCTTTATGCGCTGCATTACTGTTTTTTCCGTTACAGAATCGCTCCGGTTAAGTATTTCGGCAATCATCCGGTATTTTTTTTCGCTTGGCGTGCTTATTCTGTCACCCAGCAACCGTACTTTTTCCTTTAAAAGCTCATCTACCTGTTTCACAATATGTACCGGTGGCGGCGTTGCAATCACTATCTTGTTTATCAAATCAAGTCTCATTTCTTCCGGCATTATCCGCATAATATCTGCAGACTGCTGCGGCTCAAGATAAGACAATACTAATGCCAGGAGCTGGGTATCTTCTCCTGCAAGGATTGAGATAATCTCATCTGCTGTAAGGTGCTTAAGGCATCTGAATGGCGCATCTGCAGGTCTGCGATCCCTGATGATATTGATGATTTCATCAGTTTGCCGGCACGATTGCAATTGTCCGTTGAATTCGTTAAGCACTTGTAAGGAATCCTCGTCAGAAACGTTTTTCAGCTTTTCAATCGCATCGCTAATATCTTCGATCTCATTTTCTTCAAAATTTTTGAGAATTTCTGCTGCTACATCAGGACCTAGATTCAGAAGAAGTATCGCTACTTTTTCCTTATTTGAAAGCTCCGGCTGCATGTTCACTCTCCTTCAGCCATTTTTTTACAAGATTACTGGTAGTTTTCGGGTTGCTTTTTATGTTTTCTATTAAGCTGCTCCTGATATCTTCGAATTTTACGTATGGCTTATCCAGCCCTGCAAGCCCTGTATCTTCTTTTTTTTCTGTCTGGCCATTCATAAGCTCTGGCATCGCCGGATAGGTAGCATAACCTCCCGTTGTAGCCAGGATTCGTCTTAATGCCCTTGCTGCAAACCAAAGAAAGGCAAGAACCGCTATTCCAAGGGAAGCGTTTCTGGCAACAGACAGTATGAATTCTCTTTTATCTGCCTTTTCGATGCCTTCAAAATCAATGAAACCGTGAACATTGCTTTGGAATTCAACGCTTTGTATTTCAAGCTTATCATTTCTTGGCGGTGATTCATCAAATCCTATTGCCTGTTTTACGACAGCGGCTATTCTATTTAATTCATCTTCGGTCCTGGGAATATATTTTGCATACATCTCCCCATTTTCTCCTTTTACCTTTTCATACATACCATCGACGAGGATGGCAACTGTTAGTCGTTTGATGCGGGCCTTATTTTCAGATATATTACGTTCTACTCTGCTCAGCTCATATACCGTAGTCTCAGTTTCTTTTTTTTCCCTGGAAAATCTTCCGCCGTCAGCGCCACCAGCATCCTGAGGTACTTCCGTTGACTGTGTTGTAACAACCTGATTTCTGGGAACTCTTTTTTCCTGATCATATTCTATGTGTCTTTCATCAATATGATTAAAATCCAGACTCACATGTATCTTAACCTTTGACCGGTTAGGCCCTGTTATTTTTTCGAGTATGCTCATTACTTTAGACGTATAATGGTCTTCTATCTTCCTGTTTAAATCAAACTGATCTGCAATAATCCTGGACACCTTCGAATCTCCGGCCTTTGACAGCAAATTACCCATATTATCAGTAATAGTAATGTTTTCGGGACTCAATCCTTCTACACTTGTACTGACAAGATGGGTAATTCCTGCAATCTTTGAAGCATCCAATGTATTTCTGCCGTGTGTCCATAAGACCACCGAAGCTGTCGCCGGTTTTTTGTCAAACAGGGAAGCTTCAGGTATCACGATTTGAACCCTTGCCTGCCTTATCCCATCCAATTGTGTAATAGTCTTAGATAACTCACCCTGAAGAGCCCTTCTATAATTAACTCTTTGTGCCAGGTCAGACATCCCAAACTGGTTTTTATCAAATAGTTCAAAACCTACGTCCCCTCTTGGCAGATTTGCATTAGCAAGAGACATTCTTGCCTCGTATATCATGTTTGAAGGAATCAGTACGGTAGAACCATTGTCCGTTATTTTATAAGGTATGTTGTGGTCCTTTAAATACGCTACTACCTCTGAGGCATCTTTCCTGCTCATATCACCATACAAAAGACCGTAATTCGGAGTCCTTACCCAAAAGGTAACAGCAAATAAGGCTACCGCAAACCCCAGTGTCATCACAATAAAAACAAGTTTCTGCCCGAAACTTATTCCCTTCCATACGTTGCTGAACTGCTCTACTATCTGATTCAAGCGTTATTGCTCCTTGTATTAAATATTTTACTGCCGAGATCAGGAGGTAGGAATACCTTGTTTGAAATTCCTAAACATCTGGTAGCCTTTTACTCCCTGGTGTAATATTTCCCCTCTCTTGCAAGCTGTTTTTTATAACAGGCAAAACATATACCACAGTAATACAATATTTCCTGAAGCAGTTTTCGCATATACTTATACTCTTAAGATACCATCAATCAAATAATTCCAATTGAGTTTATATAAACGGTTTTAAAAGTGCAATATTTTGACGAAGCACATCATAACTAAAATCGTAGCATTATTTAACCAAGTGTAGTTTTATTCAACGTATCTTAAAAAGTAAGGTAACAATTAATATCCACCAAATAAAAAGCAGCTAAAACTGCGATGTTATGCATGGTTAGTGAGGTGAGAAGATACTATAACTTTGAAGACAGGCTATTATTTCAGGAGTTTCGTATCTTTTTAAAAAACTTACTATGAACCTTTATGTGGCTACTTTTCATAATTAATGATTTGAGGGTTTGAAGGAATTGGCTAAAGAGAGACAGGCCTCTTCTTTGGAAGGTCAGCAAAGCAATCGTGTTTCTTGTTATGTTGCATGGCTCTTGTGTTTTTTGCGGTTTCTCATTTCCCTGAGTACACAGGTTAAACCTGCATTTTCATGATTTCATTATACGCATCAACTAATTTATTACGGGTTTCCATCATAAACTTAAAGCTTACTTCTGCCTTAGACATTGCAATCATCACTTCGTGAAGATTTTCAACCTTCCCTGCTGCAAAATTTTCTATTGATTCCCCGGCTTTGAGTTGCAGATCATTTACTTCATTTACGTATTTGCTGATTGTTTCTTTAAAACCAGCTTCGCCTTTTTGTATATTTTTGTCAGGTTTTTGTACAACATTCGTACTATTATGTATGGGACCTATTGAAATTGTATCCATATTTCATTACCTCCTTATGATATCAAGCGCCCTGTTATTCATCTTTCTTAATGCTGAAATAACTGACGTATTGGCCTCGTAGGACCTTGATGCAGAAATCATATCCACCATTTCGTTTGAAATACTTACATTTGGCATGCTTACAAATCCTTGCTCGTCAGCATGCGGATGCCCTGGCATATAGACCATTAATGGAGGCGTTGTGGATTCTTTTACTCCCATTATTTTTACACCGTTCAGT is part of the Candidatus Jettenia sp. AMX2 genome and harbors:
- a CDS encoding FliG C-terminal domain-containing protein, yielding MQPELSNKEKVAILLLNLGPDVAAEILKNFEENEIEDISDAIEKLKNVSDEDSLQVLNEFNGQLQSCRQTDEIINIIRDRRPADAPFRCLKHLTADEIISILAGEDTQLLALVLSYLEPQQSADIMRIMPEEMRLDLINKIVIATPPPVHIVKQVDELLKEKVRLLGDRISTPSEKKYRMIAEILNRSDSVTEKTVMQRIKEEDPSMAQEIRAFMFVFEDISLVEDKFLRQVLAETETVTIAMSLKTASKAVRDKIFKNMSKRMGEMVTEEQQMLGPKPLAEVEAAQKVIVDALSKLEAQGEKVRGKSQDLGPMV
- the flgC gene encoding flagellar basal body rod protein FlgC, producing the protein MSVFDKPLSVFDISASGLSAAKVKMGVIASNIANAQVTETPGGGPYRRKEVQFATVLNKSMIGGSSIKDIKLNGVKIMGVKESTTPPLMVYMPGHPHADEQGFVSMPNVSISNEMVDMISASRSYEANTSVISALRKMNNRALDIIRR
- the fliF gene encoding flagellar basal-body MS-ring/collar protein FliF is translated as MNQIVEQFSNVWKGISFGQKLVFIVMTLGFAVALFAVTFWVRTPNYGLLYGDMSRKDASEVVAYLKDHNIPYKITDNGSTVLIPSNMIYEARMSLANANLPRGDVGFELFDKNQFGMSDLAQRVNYRRALQGELSKTITQLDGIRQARVQIVIPEASLFDKKPATASVVLWTHGRNTLDASKIAGITHLVSTSVEGLSPENITITDNMGNLLSKAGDSKVSRIIADQFDLNRKIEDHYTSKVMSILEKITGPNRSKVKIHVSLDFNHIDERHIEYDQEKRVPRNQVVTTQSTEVPQDAGGADGGRFSREKKETETTVYELSRVERNISENKARIKRLTVAILVDGMYEKVKGENGEMYAKYIPRTEDELNRIAAVVKQAIGFDESPPRNDKLEIQSVEFQSNVHGFIDFEGIEKADKREFILSVARNASLGIAVLAFLWFAARALRRILATTGGYATYPAMPELMNGQTEKKEDTGLAGLDKPYVKFEDIRSSLIENIKSNPKTTSNLVKKWLKESEHAAGAFK
- a CDS encoding FliI/YscN family ATPase, which codes for MSRIEEMFEKYHKRLSGIHTMNLTGIVSRASNVLIESLGPEVHIGELCRLTTESNKKPVLAEVVGFKDKKTLLMPIADTNGISPKSEVIATGKPFTVKLGLSLQGRILDGLGNPIDKKGTINYDEIRFLYNEAPEPLDRPLITECINTGVRVIDSLMTCGKGQRIGIFAGSGVGKSTLLGKIAKSSSADVNVVALIGERGREVREFIENNLGVEGMKKSVIVAVTSDRPVVVRLKGAFVATTIAEYLRDKGLHVMLLVDSITRLANAQRELGLAIGEPPATKGYTPSVFSVLPKLLERTGTTSKGSITAMYTVLVDGDDLNEPVSDTVRAILDGHIILSRKIAAQNHYPAIDILNSISRCMIDIVSSEHMQAAQRLKTTYAVYKEAEDMINMGAYTEGRNHRIDYAVKKYGAILGYLRQSIDEQGKLNEDIERLKEMMSDYVW
- a CDS encoding FliH/SctL family protein, which encodes MSNIYKSPVIRKSFLLKPDLPVIDKKENEKPIDEDEEKKKLMDAIAKEAYQKGWLDALSKNQEDVKILCQGLKKAIFDLKNETEIIWEKSEKEIIRLALAVAKKLVHEEISQNGSKITAKIVSEALNKVKKNNILKILVNPADFEKLTEMKINMFSDHNGDCEIISDNDISRGGCKVETDYGCVDARLETRWGEVISVFEEQHLETEDRKCHE
- a CDS encoding OmpA family protein, with the translated sequence MIPDFGITRQKSGIQLQEAIVFIRKRRKKRPEEGEPTVDMLAFSSVMTIMLAFFIMLAGYAGAPEEKSAKEALTSVKEALDNYGINKISFGGSGAIINMPENDTGTYKKEDQWVKKELANTVDDEIDIEYIQTGHQVVFPAKIDFINEMLDMSAETKLYLNNVIKVIKDRDCQVIIEGYVDGTFVPSDRYSTSWQLSAEYASSVTRYFHDVGGIDYRRLTAVGYGIYKPLLSEGSSYARANNRINIKISDK
- a CDS encoding motility protein A, coding for MDIATPAGLLIGFVLLIISIVLGGGFSGVIAFLNIPSILIVAGGTVAATLIRFPLTRVTGLVGLMMKTLFVKVASPQVEMKRMIEFAKLARREGLLSLESKIDDSKDAFLSKSIQLMVDGTDADSIRQILEKEIDYLKNRHSIGRDVLSSMGTVSPAFGMMGTLIGLILMLRELDDPSQIGVGMATALITTFYGVLLANLIFLPMAGKLDIRSKEETLVKELIVEGVVSIQSGDNPTIVEEKLKGFLSPAQRKQMPNSEEKKKADE
- a CDS encoding flagellar FliJ family protein, whose amino-acid sequence is MKQFHFKLQPLLDKERMNENECAGRLKNIQNAFLNEKNKSENLWKRMMICQGELKSKKGRSVTQGELITYENYFLKLNCEIKASRLRVQKMVHEMKVIQDELWKIVKKRKALEKLRDRWEEEHKNVLEFLSNKEMDDIAMTKFANNLVMKKWLR
- a CDS encoding OmpA family protein, with the protein product MGEEKKEDPNAWALTYSDMITLLMTFFVLIIAMNPYKIEGVFVAVKGDENLVINTIAADLKDSGIFDTKATDRLRINVEADNLPPPGIDLDMVRDEMVEFMTENELFNVVDLLKTREGFMIRIRADILFEAGEIALKKENRQLLDKIAWMLKVIPNNVRIDGHTDDQYSADSDSDIRLSIARASAVCSYLAGKEMHRSARFSVSGYGSYRPLFPNSSENNRSRNRRVEIVIKEI
- the fliE gene encoding flagellar hook-basal body complex protein FliE, yielding MDTISIGPIHNSTNVVQKPDKNIQKGEAGFKETISKYVNEVNDLQLKAGESIENFAAGKVENLHEVMIAMSKAEVSFKFMMETRNKLVDAYNEIMKMQV